GGGAGCCATACGTTTATGGATGATATGGTAACAGCTGTTGGCGCAAGAAACGCAGCGGAAGACAGCGAAGGCTGGGTCGCGTATACGGAGGAAGAAGCGGTTGCATTGGATCCGGATGTGATCATTACGACTTATGGGGATGAAGAAACGATCATGGAAAGAGAGGGTTGGCAGGAAGTGACGGCGGTTCAAGACGAGGCTGTCTATCGTCTGGACGGTGATATCTTGTCCAGGCCCGGCCCTAGAATCGCTGAAGGGTTGCGCACACTTGCCAGACACATTTATGAAGACGAGTGGCCAGACTGAACGTCAGCAAACACCACGTACCCTGTATGCCATTGCGGTTCTCTTTCCGGCAGGAATGATCGTTCTCGGCATACTTGCCGGCAGTCAAACGATCGCCCCTTATGAAGTGCTCATGATTTTAGGGGGGTCTTTGTTTGGGCAGGAGCCTGCAGCGATAGATGCAATCCAATCACAAATTGTGATGGATATTCGCCTTCCCCGAACGCTCCTTGCTTTTTTTGTCGGAGCCGCTTTATCGGTCGCGGGTGCAGCATTTCAAGGGTTCTTGCGCAATCCCCTGGCCGATCCATACACACTCGGCGTCTCTTCAGGGGCTGCCCTCGGAGCAGTCATCGTCATTTTTTTCCAAGTTACGATCCCTTTTTTGGGAGATTTCACCTTACCCGTGATAAGCATTGGAAGCGCGCTTGTGACGCTCATTATTTTATTATCTTTTACGAGGGCGATGCGCCGTTCGTTATCGGCAGAAACGATCATTTTAATCGGTATTATTATTAGTGCCTTCTTCGGCGCGTTTTTATCATTATTGATCGCCCTTTCCGGGGAAGAACTGAGGCAAGCCGTCCAGTGGCTGTTGGGCAGCGTCGGTATGCGCGGCTGGAATTATGTGCAGTTAATGATCCCTTTTTTCTTTTTCGGTGGATTGGTGCTGATGACCCAATTAAAAGAGTTGAATGCTTTTTCATTCGGGCTGGATTTTGCCCGTAACGTGGGGGTCAGTGTGAACAGAAGCGGTGTTCTGATATTGACGGCCGCGGCCGTTTTAACGGGTGCGGCCGTTTCTGTTGCCGGGACGATTGGTTTTGTGGGACTTGTCGTCCCGCACTTTGTACGAATATTGACAGGCCCTGACCATCGTCATCTTTTGCCGG
The Salicibibacter kimchii DNA segment above includes these coding regions:
- a CDS encoding FecCD family ABC transporter permease; the protein is MKTSGQTERQQTPRTLYAIAVLFPAGMIVLGILAGSQTIAPYEVLMILGGSLFGQEPAAIDAIQSQIVMDIRLPRTLLAFFVGAALSVAGAAFQGFLRNPLADPYTLGVSSGAALGAVIVIFFQVTIPFLGDFTLPVISIGSALVTLIILLSFTRAMRRSLSAETIILIGIIISAFFGAFLSLLIALSGEELRQAVQWLLGSVGMRGWNYVQLMIPFFFFGGLVLMTQLKELNAFSFGLDFARNVGVSVNRSGVLILTAAAVLTGAAVSVAGTIGFVGLVVPHFVRILTGPDHRHLLPVSMFIGGGFLIAADICARLALAPMELPLGVITALVGAPIFAYLLIRQQRVYGG